DNA from Anser cygnoides isolate HZ-2024a breed goose chromosome 32, Taihu_goose_T2T_genome, whole genome shotgun sequence:
gggtgTAACCTGCAGACATGGCAGGGACCCATGAGCAGGGAAGAGCAGGATGCCAGCTCGGGTCCTTTGGCCAAGAATGGCTTTACCCGTCTGTGCCTTAGTTTCCTGTTTCGGCAGTTAGGGCTTGCAGTTTTTACATCTCTATGCAAGTTTGgctgtggatgtttgtgcagGTGTCTGGGTGCACAGACGTGTATTTCATCCCTTCTGCAACGGATGCTGTGCAGGCCTCGGGACACTTGCTCGGACAGGATGCTCTTCATACAGCACCAAGCGTGAGGCCACCTTGCTAATTCAGTAACTGGGGATCCTTGTGATGTGGTGTGACCACAGGGCACCCTGCGGCAGTGTCACTGCTTGTGCCGGGCTGTCAAGGGTGGCCTTGTACTGGCCAGTGAACTGATTCCGTCAAGACAGTCTGAGAGAATTGGtgttgctcagcctggagaagagaaggctctggggaggccttatagcggccttccagtacctaaagggggatacagaaaagctggggagggaccccTTTATTGTGGAATGTAGTGATAAGATgaggtaatggctttaaattaaaagagcaGCACCTCCAGGCCCCAGGACATCCCTTTGCCGTGGGCTGGGTACAGAGGTCTGTGTCAGGACCTGGTGAAGTGGTGGGATAGCGGTGGGATAGCACCGAGTGCTGTGCGCCCCAGGCAGCTGGGTGCAGGGCCGTGGCAGGGAGACTTCAGCCCGTGGGCAGGGTGCAGGTGGCCGTGGGCTGTGGGGAGACAGGGGCATGGGCCCCGGGGGGCTACGGCCATGGCAGGATGTGGCTGGTGGTCCTGCTGCCACGGCTGTGCGGCTCTGCAGCATCCCCTGCCTGGCACAAGTCTGCTCTGGCTGCCACACGGAGCCCACTAGGGTGCAGGGTGCGGGGCACTTGGAGGTGCAGGGCTCGTGGTCAGGCGGCCATCTGCCCACCGTTGTCATCCTCAGGCCCCGACCGGCACCGGCCCCTCGGTGAGGACCAGATGTGCTCCTGAGCCTGGCCAGGCCCCATTGCGACATGTTCAACCCTGTCAACTCCCCGACCAACGGCTACGCTGAGCGCTGCTGCCTGCGCCCCCTCCACGGACTGGCCACGGGTGCCCCAGGGCCGCAAGGTTGGTTGCAGCTCCCTCATCCTGGCCAGTGGCTGGGCCTGGGCAGTGCCTGGCATGAGCACGAGGGGCACCTGCCTTCGGTTTCAGTCTTTGGGTTCAGGGGCACTCCAGggatttccttttccccttgtGCCCTCCACCCTAATATGTCTTCCTGTCTGTCTTCTCCTTCCCACCAGGACTTGATTTCCCCTTATGCCACCAGTCAAACCTCATGAGTGGTCACCATGGCTATGGGCTGGTGCCAGGAACCGAGCACCCAGGTGGTGGTGATGGTAAGTTTCTCATCTAGGGGGGGGGTGGGACAGGTAGAGGTTTAACGAGGAGTTTACCAGGAGTGCAGATGTGTGTGCTGAAAGGGTCAGACAGTGTTGGGGACAGTGATTATagaggaggaggctgctggggctTCAGGTACCTTTCCTGGAAGAGTGGCACCTGTGTGAACAGGAAAATTTGTGATGGCTCACACAGGGGCAGGTGTTGGCCAAGGGGATCAGGCGCTTTTCTTTGGGTGGTATCGGTTGTAGAAGGAAGTAGGTGTGTGTCAAGGGTTTCAGGTACCCCCTAGGAACATTGATGTCctagggagggaggggggataCTTTTGTGCTTTGTCGTAATCAAGAGCCAGCAACCAGCACACTCAGGGGACTCCTCCAGTCTCCAAAGAACTGTGCTTGTGTCCTTGGGGGTGGCTTCAGCCTTCTAGGACCCATGCTAAGAGGATTGTCCCCCACTCTCTGCTGCCGTCCCAGGCTCATGGTTCTCAACAACCCGCGGTGCAGGCAAGCTGGGCAAGAAGCGGACACTGTCCATCTCACCCCTGTCAGACTCCAGTGTTGACCTGCAGACGGTAATCCGCACCTCACCCAACTCCCTCGTTGCGTTCATCAACTCCCGTTGCgcctccaccagcagctcctaTGGCCACCTCTCCATCAGCACCATCAGGTGGGCACCAGAGTTCAACCCTGTTGGCATGCACACAGCCTCTCAGTATGGGAGCCTGAATGCTGATGCCCAGTTTGGGGAGTGCGTGGGACCAGGGCCAAGGAAGGTGGGAACAGTTAGCCCAGAGTGGGAGGGCAAGGGGGGCTGGCGGGATAGGGCAGGAGTGGCTGGGAACTCAGACGCCTCGGATCCTCGTCTCAAAAGGACTAAATTTCTCTCCTCTGCTGGTGTCATCTGCTCATCATCTTGCTTTTTGCAGTCCGTCACTGGGGTACCAGAGTCCACCAGGGCAGCCAAAGGGCCAAGGGCACCTGTTCAGCCACACCCCCCCCCTGCCACCATGTGCCTCCCACGAACACCTGTCGACCCGCCCAGGGCTCCTGCACCACGCACCAACTCGTGGGACCCTCAAACACTGCCAGGTAAGCGGTCCCCAGGGGATGCCATGCATCCTGCGTAAGGGGTAGCCAGTGGGCATCCCAGTGCTGACTGCTTTCCAATTTCCCCCATCATGGTAGCAGCTAAAGTTGGAGAGGAGCCTGAGCAGCCCTCTGACAGCCAAACACCCGGAGGAGAGATCCGAAGGTGACATCTCCAGCCCAGCCTCCACAGGCACCCAGGTACTCCCCAGGCCTTGGGAACCCCCTACGTCGCAAGGGGTCTACACTCTTCCTCCATGCCACTCCCGGTAACAGGGAACACAGAGAGTCATGTCTGGGAGTGCTCACCTGGCTctgcacccccaggaccccttgTTGGGAATGCTTGACGTTCGGGAAGATCTGGAGAAAGAGGATGGGAAACCTGAGTCCGAGACCGTCTATGAAACTAATTGCTACTGGGATGGCTGTGCCAAAGAATTCGACACTCAGGAGCAGCTGGTGCATGTGAGTTAGGTCCTGCCTGGGCATCCCCCGTCCCAGAACCTGTGCCAAGGCTACTGGCTGACATCCCGCTGTGTCAACCCATCGCTCCTTCTCAGACTGTCCTATGCTGGgacaacccccccaccccgcagcccccaccaGCTCAAGAACTCACCACATGGGTGAGTGATGAAAGTCGCTTctagggagggagggagatgcatcctcctcttccctgtgGGCAAGTTTTTCATGGTCCTCCCATACCCTAGGGAAAACAACCAGTCTGGCCTTCCTCACCCCTGGGTTAGCTCTTCTGAACTACTAGTGCATCCAGACTTCCTCCTTTGCTCTCTGTGTCTCCCTCCAGACAGTCCAAATCTCCTATATCACCTTGACCACCCCTCCTCACCATCTTGACCCCTATGTCTTGTCTTGGTCCTCCCAAAATAGCCCCCATCTCCAGTATCCCCTACCTCCTCCAGACAGCATCTGACCATTCTGTATTCCTGTAGTGTCCTGAGTCTCCACCAGCCACCCCAGTCCCTCTATATCACATTTCTCTTATGATACTCTCTTAAGATATCTGTATCCCCCTGACCCTTCATGCCCTCCCCAACGCCCCCAGTGattcccttctctccccagcaCATCAACAACGAGCATATCCACGGGGAGAAGAAAGAGTTTGTATGCCACTGGGCAGCATGTTCCCGGGAGCAGAGGCCCTTCAAGGCTCAGTACATGCTGGTGGTACACATGCGACGTCACACAGGCGAGAAACCTCACAAATGCACGGTGAGATGGAACGGGCCTTTGCGAAGCCTGGGCTAAGCTGTGGTGCCTTGCATCAGGCAAAGCTCAGGGCAGGGTGCAGGCTGGCCCAAGCTGGTGTATGGCATTGAGGGGGATATGTGGTGGGGAAAACGAGGTGGGACGGACAGGGTGGTCAGGAGTATGGTAGCATGTGATAGAATATGTTTATGTGTGGCAGGCCAGAGCCCCTGTGATCAATGGCATGGCACGACGCACATGAGATAAAGGGGTATTTAGCAGGTGGGGTACACCACGGGTAAGCGGCCAGTGCATAGCGAGGTGGCATGACATAGGCCAGAAGGGTAAAGGGCTGTGCAGTGGCCTCAGGACATACACCTGCAGGAGTGCAGGTGTGGGAGGTGTGATAAGTGTCTGTGGCAGGTGTGCTGTGGGCATGGAGTGTGGGGGTGATGTGGTACTGGGTCTGTTGAAGGTGTGTGGCATGTTTTACTCTGCTTGCCTGCACAGTTCGAGGGCTGCAACAAAGCCTACTCACGCCTGGAAAACCTCAAGACACATCTGCGCTCACACACGGGTGAGAAACCTTACGTGTGTGAACACGAGGGTTGTAACAAGGCCTTCTCCAATGCTTCTGACCGAGCCAAACATCAAAACCGCACCCACTCCAACGAGGTACAAAGCCATCTGGGGCTCTTTGCACCCCCTGGGGCTCCCCTTGTACCACCCTATTAGTCCTGTACCTTGCATCCCTAGGTCTTTTTCTCTGTGCCCCAACTCCCTCCTTGCCTGCTCTAAAAAAGCATGCACCCCCTGTTCCCCTCCTGCCTCACTTGCACTCCCACCAGGGTCCCTTTACCCTTGCCCTACTTCTGGGGAGCACCGTCCTTGCATTCTTCCTCAGAGCTCCTTATGACCTCCTTGAAGGTTCTCCTGTAGCACCTGACATGCCCCCCTCCAAGGAGATTCAGCTTCTTTGACAAATTCCCACCCTCTCTTCCTTCAGCTCTCAGGTCTGctggagggactgggaggagtCACTGGTTtgtagaatagaatagaatagaatagaatagaatagaatagaatagaatagaatagaatagaatagaatagaatagaatagaatagttcagttggaagggacctacagaGATGATCTAGTCCAACTGAGTTAACCTCCACCATGCCTACCTTTCTTCCCTGGCAGAAGCCCTATGTGTGCAAGATCCCGGGCTGCACCAAGCGCTACACAGACCCCAGTTCCCTGCGCAAACATGTGAAGACCGTGCACGGCCCTGATGCCCATGTCACTAAGAAGCACCGAGGCGATGTGGTGCCAGGCCGTGTACTGCCAGCTTCCAGTGGCCCCCCAGACATGAAGCAGGAGAAAGACACAAATGGCCCCAGTGAGGCCCGGAAGGATGACAGCAAGCTTTTGGTGCCTGACTTGGCCTCGGTAAGGAGCTGGGGATGTGGTGACGGAGGGAGGCCTGGACAGGACTGTTGGAGGAGTCGGTTTGCATGGTAGGGAAGACATCTCCAGATCTGGCAGGGTGGGGGTTCCCAATCTGCATTAAGTTTGTAGTGGATATATGACTCCCCTTTTTCCTTGGTTAATATTGTGGGTTCCCCCCAGAAgccgcagcccagcccaggTGGGCAGTCGTCATGCAGCAGTGACCACTCCCCTCTCGGCAGCACCACCAACAACGACAGTGGGGTGGAGATGACGGGCAATGCAGGCGGGAGCTACGAGGATCTGTCCACATTGGAGGATGTGGTGCCTGGTGAGACCATGGGCACCTCAGGGCTCACGGCCCTCCACAAGCTAGAGAATCTTCGCATTGACAAACTGAAGCAGATGAGGAAACCGTCAGCTACCAAGGGCCTGAATTTGCCAGTCATCTCGGGAGCCGGTGAGACTGTGGTTCCCTCCCACCTGGATGTGGGGCCAGCCTTGCGGGCACTGTGTCGAGGGAGGTCTGGTTTGCagccagagaggtggtggaCCCTCACATCTGGGGCTCTACCCCATCCTTTACCCTTCTTTGCTGCTACCATTTGAATCCACTTCCCATCCTAGCAGGCACTAGGCATGGAAGAGGCCATATCCTACTACTGGAGATGGCTGCCTGTTCCTCTTCTGGGTGCCCCAGTGTAActcctcttctcttttcagGCCTGCCTGGGGAGGTGCCTGGGATCTCTGTGCCACCGCCAGCTGCCTCGCACCGCCGCATCACAGAGCTGTCAGCATCAGAGATGGGCATGCCGCTGAACGAGCGCCGGAGCAGTGCCACCAGTACTGTAAGCTCAGCCTACACCGTCAGCCGGCGCTCTTCTGTGGCGTCCCCATACCTGGCTGGACCATGTCTGGGTGGTGAGGCAGGGACAATGCCTGGTGGGGCATGCCTGGCAAATGGCTATGACCCCATCTCTCCGGATGAGTCGCGACGCTCCAGCGATGCCAGTCACTGTGGAGGGTTGCCAGGCATGGGCAGCCTCACACCAGCCCAGCGCTATCGTCTCAAAGCCAAATACGCCGCAGCCACGGGTGCCCCCCCGCCAACCCCACTGCCCAGCACAGAGCGGGTGGGCATGGGTGGCCACAGCGGCTTACCTGGGGACTACCTCAAGCCAACAATGCCCCCCTTCCTCGTGAATGGTTTGTTGAGAAGGCACGGTTCCAATGACTACCCTGGCTATGCAGGCAGCATTCACCCTCACCTGGTGCCTGGGAACGGTGTGCGGCGGGCCAGCGACCCTGCCCGGACAGCAGCCAACCCTCATGCTGTACCCAAGGTGCATCGTTTTAAGAGCATGGGTAACGTGAATGTGccaggggcaggcagagctgtcctgcagccctTGGGTGGTTCTGATGCTAACCTTCGGCGCTATGTCTTCTCTCCACGCCCACCCAGCATCAGTGAAAATGTCTTCCTGGAGAGTGTGAGCATTGAGggccctggcccaggcacagagTCTGGCGTGCTAGAAATGGATGAGTATTCGAACTACCTGGAGGAAAGCTTCCCATGCCAGGGGACAGGTGTGGAGCTCCAGTGTGAAGGACTGTATGGCAGTGCTCACCGGACCATGGGGGGTATGCAACTGAACCCAGGTGGGCACGGGGATATGGAGGAGGAATTGCTTCAGTCTGAGTTCTCCCTCCCTCAGTGCCAGATGAACCAGCATTTTTCGAGTATGTGTGCTGGCAGTGGGACCATGTCAGCTCCTTGGGAGGAACCTCACCAAGGCAATCTGGAGATGAGTTCCGGGCAGCCAAGTGTGAGTGCCTCTGCTACTGCCATGTCTGGGGCACACTGTCACCATCAAAGTACTCAGTACCCACTACCCAGTTCTTGTGTGCAGCAACCCAAACTTGTGAGCTCGTGTCAGGACAGTGGATTTTCTGAGGGGCACCGGCTTAACCGACTGCAGATCAAATCAGAGCAGTGTTACTCATCACCTGCCCCACCACTTGGTCCCTGCCAGAACGTCAAACCTACTGGGCCCACACAGCCTCCTGTGTCATTTGGCCAAGCCATGAATGCAGTATCCAGTGGTTATCGGTCTGAGGAACGGGCACCTGTCAGCTACATGGGCATGTTGAGCCCGGGGGGTAGAAGAGCCCACACCCCCACCTTGCAGGCCAAAGAAGTGATGGTCCGTAGCTATGTGCAGGCCCAGCAGGCTCTGATGTGGGGTGAACAGTTACCCTCCAAGGGCGGGGAGGCTGGCATGGGGGTGGGCAGTGAACCTGGGCAGTACCATGCCATGCAAGCACCACTGTACCTCAGCCCCAAATACTCTGGCTACCAAGCCAAGCCAGATCACCTGCAGGGTCTGGCAGAGACCCACCACCTCCTAAACCCCCAGTGCTTCAACCCTGAGATGGTGCCACACCCACCTGGTGGCCCTAAACCACCAGGTCACCAAAACAGTCTCGACTATGTAGGCAATCTGGCTGAGCCAAATCACTCCTATGAGGGAGTGGAAGCCAGCTCCCGGCGAATGCTTCGCTTGCCCCCTGTCCGCCCCACACCTGAAGGGCCCAGCAATACCCTGCTATATTACCCAGGCCAGGGCACACACCTGCAGGTGGGCAAAGGTGGGCATAAGCTGCTGGATCAAACAGCAGCAAGCTGCGGGGGTCCTGGGCATTACGGTGGGAGTTCAGAAAGCCTCAAGGGTAGCTCATATTACTACCTAGATTCAGGGGAGCAGGTGTCCAACAGCCTGGACTCGCTGGACCTGGAGAACACGCACCTTGACTTTGCTGCCATTGTGGAAGATTCAGAGACACCTGCACTGCTGCCTGGATCGCCAagccctgctggtggcctcCTGCTTCCATCACCTGGTGGTGCCAACATGGCTGTGGGTGACATGAGCTCTATGTTGAGCACTCTGGCAGGGGAGAGCCATTTCCTCAACTCCCTGTCCTAACTAGGAGGTACCAACTTTCAGGTGGGCATGTCTGCAACCGAGGGGTTGCCCTCCCGCCCAAGAGGCATGGAATCCCCCCAGTGCCTCAGGTTTATGCCTGGGGGTTAGGGTGGGGAAGTGGGGAGAAACACCCCTCCAGTCTTTCCCTTGTCCGGTCTGTGGGTGTAAGGCACAGGGGAGGGATGTTGCTGGGTCCCAGACACAGCTGCAACCCCGATCATGTCAGTCACCTCTGGAGTTGGGGAACTGTTTTTACTGAGTCCTTCTATTTCAGTTCCACCTTTCTCTGCATCTGCTGGCCCTGTGGACAAGGTGGTCCTGTGCAGTCATAATGTTGAAACCAAAGAGTTCTAtgctccccatccctgcaggcagcccccctCCCTATGTTCCCATTCCCCCCCTATATTCCAATCTTTTTGTGactccccctccaccccctctTGCTTGGCAagttcccctccctcccctcatcCCCCCCCTTTCTCCTGTCTTGCTCAAGGATgggagaaggggcaggcaaTTCATCATAAGGATGGggcgtgtgtgtgtatgtgggggggggggggtgggctcAGGATGCCTGGTGCTGCCTGTGCTACTCTGTACATAGTGTGCATATGTGTATGTCTTTGTCTCCCCTGTGGGTATTaccccatttttttcatttgtttgaaaaacagcagttcCCCCTGTCCCCATTAAACCCTTTCTCAGGGGAGCGTGAGATGTGTGCCTCTTTATCCCTGCAGTCAGGCTCCAAGCTTGACCCATGTGCTAGGTGCTTTACAGCTCTCTCCGGCGCCCATTTCCCTCCGCTGGGACCACAACCAACTTGTACCAAACCCTGTAGAAGCGTTTTGGAGTGGGGTCCCAGCCATAGCGTGTGCTGCACAGGCCATCCACACAGCAGTTCTCActgcagggctgcggggaggaAAGGGCAGTGCTGCTCTAAGTTGCACACCTGTTGGCATCATGCAAAAGCATCAGCAGAAGCACACCAAGACCCACACACACACGGAGGTACAAGATATGGCTTAGTGCTTCTGGGGCTATGCCTGGATCTCTGAGGGATTTCCTTCATACCATCCTCACAtgtatgggggggtggggtgggaaggaaggggggggggaggcatcTCCAGGCTCTTCCATAGGCACTGGGGGGCTACCTTGACACCCCTAGTGCTGCTGTGAGCTGTGGGACTCTTTACAGGGTCTCTGGGTCTGTCTGAATGCATAGCATCTGGGTGGCCTTTAGATGTCTCTAAGCTGCCATGTGTTTTCCAGCATTGTTTCTGAGTGTTGTGCTTTTTCTGCAAGCTGTCTGGGCTCCTGAGGGCTCTTCTTAAGGCCCCAAAGAGCACACAGAGTGTCTTCAGGGCAGCACTGGGCTTTTCAAACCTATAAATGGGGTGGTTTAGGCCATCCTAGTGTCTCTGGGGCTGTTCCAAGGTTGTTAGCACACCACTTGGGCTGTTCTCCAGGTCTCTGAGTGGATGTCTTTGAactgctggagctgcttgaggTGTGCTGGGGCTTTCCTAGTCATTCCAAGTCTGCCACAGATTTTCTAGGCCTCCAGTACCGCGAAGCCATGCTCAAGAGTTTATTTCCTGGGCCTGTTCTTAGAGCGACTGGAGCTCTTTCAGAGTTTGAAGGCATCCCGTCAGAGTTATGGGGGCTGTCTGTGAGTTtccaggggctgtggggtcttTACAGCTATTGTGGATCCTCAGGGGCTATGGGCTCCAGATCCGTATGAATGTGGGAGCTTCCTCTGGGGTCATCTACTGGGCACTGGTGAGGCTACACCTGCGATACCATGTCCAGACCCGGACTCCATGGTACAAGCAAGACATGGGTATACTGGAAGGAGTTCAACGAACATGGGGCCAAAGCGGCTGATGATAGGGATGGACCCTTTTTGAAAAGGGGCTTCACTAAGGGAAGTGTGGGGGGCTGTCATGCAAGTAAGTAACaagtaattaattttgaatCTATTCAGATTGGGTATTAAGggaaggttcttcactgagagggtggctGGTCGAGCACCAGAGCAGCCTCCCCGGGGAAGTGgccacagcaccaagcctgctggacTTCAAGCACGGTCTTGAACGAAGGTCTCACATAcacagtttgatttttgggtggtcctcgTTGGAGCCTTGAGGGCGGCAGCTCTGAGCTCGCCTCTGCCGCCTGGTGACCGAGGGGCGTTGCTGCGACGCCCGCGGAGGCCCAACGGAGCAGCGGCGCCAGGCTCACTGCTGCCTCCCGGTGACCGCGAGGGGACATTGCAGTGCCACcgcagggttagggttttacGGGGCGCTGGAATGAGTCTAGAGTAGCACAAAGAGCCCTGGAGAGTCCTGCAAGGCCTTCAGGGAGCACTGGACTACTTTGGGAGTCCCTGGGAGGCCTCGAGACGGCACTAGAATGCACTGAGGGGCCACAGGAGGCCTGAAGGCTGCACTGGGAGGCCTCCCAGAACTGCAAGGCTTCAAGGGGAGCTGGAGCACACTGAGAATCCAAGGGAGGCATCTGGTATTAACTGGGAGGCCTTTGGGGCACCCAGAGGACACTGGAGAGCTGTGCAAGGCCTCTAGCTGGTACTAGGGGATATCACAGAGCCCTGGGAGGCCTTCAGCATGCCCTAGAGAGCACTGCAGAACCCCATGAGGCACCCAAAGGGCGCTAGGTTGCAGCAAGTCACCCTGGGAGGCCTCCGGGGTGCCACAGGAGTCCCCTAGGTGTCCAAGAGAGCACTGGGGGAAATGGGAGGCCTCTAGAGTGCCCTGGGAGGCTTCTAGGGCGTGCTAGGACACACTATAAAGCCCTGTGAGGTCCGCAAGGGGTGCTAGACTGCACTGGAAGGGCCTGGGGGGCCTCCTGGGTGCACTGGGAGGCTTCTAGTTCTCTCTAGAGTGCATTGGGAGTTTGGGAAGCCTGCTATTGCATTAGAGACAACTGGGGATCATAGGAGGCCTCTAGTGTGCGCCGGGAGGATTTTAGGGCACCCTAGAATACACTGGAGGGAACTGTGGGGTGTCCAGGAGGGACTATAGCACACTAAGTGTCTCTGGGAGGACTCCAGTTCTAACTAGGAGGACTCTAGTGACTCTAGAGTCCGCTGTGGTGATGTGGGATGTCTGCTAGGTTTAGTAGCGTGCACTAAGGGGCCCTGTGAGGCCTCTAGTGTGCCTACAGTGTACTGGAGAGCACTGCCAGGCCTCCAGAAGTCACTAGTATACAATGAGGATCCCTGGGAGGCCTCCAGGGTGCACCACGAGGCACCTAGGGTGCCTGAGAGTGCAGTGGGGGGTCGTGGTGTGTCTGCAGGGGATACTAGAGTGCACTGGTGGCCCTGGGAGGCATCTAGAGACCCCAGGAGGCTTCTAGGGGGCATTAGAGCACATTGTAGAGC
Protein-coding regions in this window:
- the GLI1 gene encoding zinc finger protein GLI1 isoform X3; the protein is MFNPVNSPTNGYAERCCLRPLHGLATGAPGPQGLDFPLCHQSNLMSGHHGYGLVPGTEHPGGGDGSWFSTTRGAGKLGKKRTLSISPLSDSSVDLQTVIRTSPNSLVAFINSRCASTSSSYGHLSISTISPSLGYQSPPGQPKGQGHLFSHTPPLPPCASHEHLSTRPGLLHHAPTRGTLKHCQQLKLERSLSSPLTAKHPEERSEGDISSPASTGTQDPLLGMLDVREDLEKEDGKPESETVYETNCYWDGCAKEFDTQEQLVHHINNEHIHGEKKEFVCHWAACSREQRPFKAQYMLVVHMRRHTGEKPHKCTFEGCNKAYSRLENLKTHLRSHTGEKPYVCEHEGCNKAFSNASDRAKHQNRTHSNEKPYVCKIPGCTKRYTDPSSLRKHVKTVHGPDAHVTKKHRGDVVPGRVLPASSGPPDMKQEKDTNGPSEARKDDSKLLVPDLASPQPSPGGQSSCSSDHSPLGSTTNNDSGVEMTGNAGGSYEDLSTLEDVVPGETMGTSGLTALHKLENLRIDKLKQMRKPSATKGLNLPVISGAGLPGEVPGISVPPPAASHRRITELSASEMGMPLNERRSSATSTVSSAYTVSRRSSVASPYLAGPCLGGEAGTMPGGACLANGYDPISPDESRRSSDASHCGGLPGMGSLTPAQRYRLKAKYAAATGAPPPTPLPSTERVGMGGHSGLPGDYLKPTMPPFLVNGLLRRHGSNDYPGYAGSIHPHLVPGNGVRRASDPARTAANPHAVPKVHRFKSMGNVNVPGAGRAVLQPLGGSDANLRRYVFSPRPPSISENVFLESVSIEGPGPGTESGVLEMDEYSNYLEESFPCQGTGVELQCEGLYGSAHRTMGGMQLNPGGHGDMEEELLQSEFSLPQCQMNQHFSSMCAGSGTMSAPWEEPHQGNLEMSSGQPSVSASATAMSGAHCHHQSTQYPLPSSCVQQPKLVSSCQDSGFSEGHRLNRLQIKSEQCYSSPAPPLGPCQNVKPTGPTQPPVSFGQAMNAVSSGYRSEERAPVSYMGMLSPGGRRAHTPTLQAKEVMVRSYVQAQQALMWGEQLPSKGGEAGMGVGSEPGQYHAMQAPLYLSPKYSGYQAKPDHLQGLAETHHLLNPQCFNPEMVPHPPGGPKPPGHQNSLDYVGNLAEPNHSYEGVEASSRRMLRLPPVRPTPEGPSNTLLYYPGQGTHLQVGKGGHKLLDQTAASCGGPGHYGGSSESLKGSSYYYLDSGEQVSNSLDSLDLENTHLDFAAIVEDSETPALLPGSPSPAGGLLLPSPGGANMAVGDMSSMLSTLAGESHFLNSLS
- the GLI1 gene encoding zinc finger protein GLI1 isoform X1, whose protein sequence is MFNPVNSPTNGYAERCCLRPLHGLATGAPGPQGLDFPLCHQSNLMSGHHGYGLVPGTEHPGGGDGSWFSTTRGAGKLGKKRTLSISPLSDSSVDLQTVIRTSPNSLVAFINSRCASTSSSYGHLSISTISPSLGYQSPPGQPKGQGHLFSHTPPLPPCASHEHLSTRPGLLHHAPTRGTLKHCQQLKLERSLSSPLTAKHPEERSEGDISSPASTGTQDPLLGMLDVREDLEKEDGKPESETVYETNCYWDGCAKEFDTQEQLVHHINNEHIHGEKKEFVCHWAACSREQRPFKAQYMLVVHMRRHTGEKPHKCTFEGCNKAYSRLENLKTHLRSHTGEKPYVCEHEGCNKAFSNASDRAKHQNRTHSNEKPYVCKIPGCTKRYTDPSSLRKHVKTVHGPDAHVTKKHRGDVVPGRVLPASSGPPDMKQEKDTNGPSEARKDDSKLLVPDLASKPQPSPGGQSSCSSDHSPLGSTTNNDSGVEMTGNAGGSYEDLSTLEDVVPGETMGTSGLTALHKLENLRIDKLKQMRKPSATKGLNLPVISGAGLPGEVPGISVPPPAASHRRITELSASEMGMPLNERRSSATSTVSSAYTVSRRSSVASPYLAGPCLGGEAGTMPGGACLANGYDPISPDESRRSSDASHCGGLPGMGSLTPAQRYRLKAKYAAATGAPPPTPLPSTERVGMGGHSGLPGDYLKPTMPPFLVNGLLRRHGSNDYPGYAGSIHPHLVPGNGVRRASDPARTAANPHAVPKVHRFKSMGNVNVPGAGRAVLQPLGGSDANLRRYVFSPRPPSISENVFLESVSIEGPGPGTESGVLEMDEYSNYLEESFPCQGTGVELQCEGLYGSAHRTMGGMQLNPGGHGDMEEELLQSEFSLPQCQMNQHFSSMCAGSGTMSAPWEEPHQGNLEMSSGQPSVSASATAMSGAHCHHQSTQYPLPSSCVQQPKLVSSCQDSGFSEGHRLNRLQIKSEQCYSSPAPPLGPCQNVKPTGPTQPPVSFGQAMNAVSSGYRSEERAPVSYMGMLSPGGRRAHTPTLQAKEVMVRSYVQAQQALMWGEQLPSKGGEAGMGVGSEPGQYHAMQAPLYLSPKYSGYQAKPDHLQGLAETHHLLNPQCFNPEMVPHPPGGPKPPGHQNSLDYVGNLAEPNHSYEGVEASSRRMLRLPPVRPTPEGPSNTLLYYPGQGTHLQVGKGGHKLLDQTAASCGGPGHYGGSSESLKGSSYYYLDSGEQVSNSLDSLDLENTHLDFAAIVEDSETPALLPGSPSPAGGLLLPSPGGANMAVGDMSSMLSTLAGESHFLNSLS
- the GLI1 gene encoding zinc finger protein GLI1 isoform X2, which encodes MFNPVNSPTNGYAERCCLRPLHGLATGAPGPQGLDFPLCHQSNLMSGHHGYGLVPGTEHPGGGDGSWFSTTRGAGKLGKKRTLSISPLSDSSVDLQTVIRTSPNSLVAFINSRCASTSSSYGHLSISTISPSLGYQSPPGQPKGQGHLFSHTPPLPPCASHEHLSTRPGLLHHAPTRGTLKHCQLKLERSLSSPLTAKHPEERSEGDISSPASTGTQDPLLGMLDVREDLEKEDGKPESETVYETNCYWDGCAKEFDTQEQLVHHINNEHIHGEKKEFVCHWAACSREQRPFKAQYMLVVHMRRHTGEKPHKCTFEGCNKAYSRLENLKTHLRSHTGEKPYVCEHEGCNKAFSNASDRAKHQNRTHSNEKPYVCKIPGCTKRYTDPSSLRKHVKTVHGPDAHVTKKHRGDVVPGRVLPASSGPPDMKQEKDTNGPSEARKDDSKLLVPDLASKPQPSPGGQSSCSSDHSPLGSTTNNDSGVEMTGNAGGSYEDLSTLEDVVPGETMGTSGLTALHKLENLRIDKLKQMRKPSATKGLNLPVISGAGLPGEVPGISVPPPAASHRRITELSASEMGMPLNERRSSATSTVSSAYTVSRRSSVASPYLAGPCLGGEAGTMPGGACLANGYDPISPDESRRSSDASHCGGLPGMGSLTPAQRYRLKAKYAAATGAPPPTPLPSTERVGMGGHSGLPGDYLKPTMPPFLVNGLLRRHGSNDYPGYAGSIHPHLVPGNGVRRASDPARTAANPHAVPKVHRFKSMGNVNVPGAGRAVLQPLGGSDANLRRYVFSPRPPSISENVFLESVSIEGPGPGTESGVLEMDEYSNYLEESFPCQGTGVELQCEGLYGSAHRTMGGMQLNPGGHGDMEEELLQSEFSLPQCQMNQHFSSMCAGSGTMSAPWEEPHQGNLEMSSGQPSVSASATAMSGAHCHHQSTQYPLPSSCVQQPKLVSSCQDSGFSEGHRLNRLQIKSEQCYSSPAPPLGPCQNVKPTGPTQPPVSFGQAMNAVSSGYRSEERAPVSYMGMLSPGGRRAHTPTLQAKEVMVRSYVQAQQALMWGEQLPSKGGEAGMGVGSEPGQYHAMQAPLYLSPKYSGYQAKPDHLQGLAETHHLLNPQCFNPEMVPHPPGGPKPPGHQNSLDYVGNLAEPNHSYEGVEASSRRMLRLPPVRPTPEGPSNTLLYYPGQGTHLQVGKGGHKLLDQTAASCGGPGHYGGSSESLKGSSYYYLDSGEQVSNSLDSLDLENTHLDFAAIVEDSETPALLPGSPSPAGGLLLPSPGGANMAVGDMSSMLSTLAGESHFLNSLS